In the Bradyrhizobium guangzhouense genome, one interval contains:
- a CDS encoding branched-chain amino acid ABC transporter permease: MPNAVKHVLFILVPLIAVFAVLPGVYQNHLLLFNFVTFLILAQGVNIIYGFTGYLPFGYVGFFGAGAYGFAVLVMHFQSSALVAVLAAGLVGVLLGLLLTPLLRLSGAYFAIANLAASLAVLHLVANPALEGITKGPYGVSLTGTFNPSHAYYAALVVLTLTVGGVVFLKNSSFGLALQAVREDAVSASMAGVNVVRMRIAAWLASALVAGLAGGIYAWYVSVFYPDNVFSGDFSIFAIVFALFGGVATISGPIIGVLILYGVYNLIGFTTPQYFQLIYGLLIMGLVLFLPAGLVSLATRRGWHVP, from the coding sequence TTGCCTAATGCCGTCAAGCATGTGCTGTTCATTCTGGTGCCGCTGATCGCAGTGTTTGCGGTCCTGCCGGGCGTCTACCAGAATCATCTGCTGCTGTTCAATTTCGTCACGTTCCTGATCCTCGCGCAGGGCGTCAACATCATCTACGGCTTCACCGGCTATTTGCCGTTCGGCTATGTCGGCTTCTTCGGGGCCGGTGCCTATGGATTTGCGGTGCTGGTGATGCACTTTCAGTCGTCTGCGCTCGTGGCCGTGCTGGCGGCCGGCCTGGTCGGCGTGCTGCTCGGCCTTCTGCTGACGCCGTTGCTGCGGCTGTCAGGCGCCTATTTTGCCATTGCCAATCTGGCCGCGTCACTGGCCGTGCTGCACCTGGTCGCCAATCCCGCATTGGAGGGTATCACCAAGGGGCCGTATGGCGTGTCGCTGACGGGTACGTTCAACCCGTCGCACGCCTATTATGCAGCGCTGGTGGTGCTGACGTTGACGGTGGGCGGTGTCGTCTTCCTGAAGAACTCGAGCTTCGGGCTTGCGTTGCAGGCCGTTCGCGAGGATGCGGTGAGCGCGTCGATGGCGGGGGTCAATGTCGTCAGAATGCGCATCGCCGCCTGGCTGGCGTCAGCGCTGGTGGCGGGGCTCGCCGGCGGCATCTATGCCTGGTACGTGTCCGTGTTCTATCCCGACAACGTCTTCAGCGGCGACTTCAGCATCTTCGCGATCGTCTTCGCGCTGTTCGGGGGCGTCGCGACGATCTCCGGTCCGATCATCGGCGTCCTGATCCTGTACGGTGTCTACAATCTGATCGGGTTCACGACCCCGCAATATTTCCAGCTGATCTACGGTCTTCTTATCATGGGGTTGGTCTTGTTCCTGCCGGCCGGGCTGGTCTCGCTGGCGACGCGAAGGGGCTGGCATGTCCCCTGA
- a CDS encoding amino acid ABC transporter substrate-binding protein, with protein MLRSVGVALVAGLTFAAPALAADAPAEIKIGTLYASSGRYASISMPVHYGLKLWVEQKNAEGGVYVKAFDKKIPIKLVAYDDQSNTATAATLYNQLITQDKVDLLVADSGSVLTAPAVAIARDHKMFLFDQTGTGASFFSKDNPYIALMADPVSTVWPKPVADFVSHDGPGLGIKKVAILYATNEFTGTQANAFRKFVKESGAPIEIVYDQGVPTETTNYTVIINNIANTNPDAVIHFGYAPNDIAFLRNVQDVGANFKMLFSIYAGLETELLEKNVGEKGLEHVFTYVPPQELKYPVNFGMNMDEYKAAWDKKYTDGKVEFGFNSVAGYTTALVIEKTLSVATSLDQLELRKAVFSLSNQLKTLDGTFALDEMGGQIGELTPLGQLELGDHGHLKFISIYPHETATGKPVYPRP; from the coding sequence ATGTTGAGATCAGTAGGCGTTGCGCTGGTTGCAGGTCTGACCTTCGCTGCGCCGGCCCTTGCTGCGGACGCGCCGGCCGAGATCAAGATCGGCACGCTCTACGCGTCGAGCGGGCGCTATGCCTCGATCTCGATGCCGGTTCACTATGGACTGAAGCTGTGGGTCGAACAGAAGAACGCCGAGGGCGGCGTCTACGTGAAGGCGTTCGACAAGAAGATCCCGATCAAGCTCGTTGCCTATGACGATCAGAGCAATACGGCGACCGCGGCGACCTTGTACAATCAGCTCATCACCCAGGATAAGGTCGATCTTCTGGTTGCCGATTCCGGCTCGGTGCTGACCGCGCCCGCGGTTGCGATTGCCCGCGACCACAAGATGTTCCTGTTCGACCAGACCGGCACGGGCGCCAGCTTCTTCTCCAAGGACAATCCCTACATCGCCCTGATGGCCGATCCGGTGTCGACCGTCTGGCCGAAGCCGGTCGCCGATTTCGTATCGCATGATGGACCCGGCCTCGGTATCAAGAAGGTCGCGATCCTGTATGCGACCAACGAGTTCACGGGCACACAGGCCAACGCCTTCCGAAAGTTCGTCAAGGAGTCGGGCGCGCCGATCGAGATCGTCTACGATCAGGGCGTTCCCACCGAGACGACCAACTACACCGTCATCATCAACAACATCGCCAACACCAATCCGGATGCGGTGATTCACTTCGGCTATGCGCCTAACGACATCGCCTTCCTCCGCAACGTCCAGGACGTCGGCGCCAATTTCAAGATGCTGTTCTCGATCTATGCGGGTCTGGAGACCGAGCTGCTCGAGAAGAACGTTGGCGAGAAGGGACTGGAGCACGTCTTCACCTACGTCCCGCCGCAGGAGCTGAAATATCCCGTGAACTTCGGGATGAACATGGACGAGTACAAGGCGGCCTGGGACAAGAAATATACCGACGGCAAGGTCGAGTTCGGCTTCAACTCGGTCGCCGGCTACACCACGGCTCTGGTGATCGAGAAGACGCTGTCGGTCGCCACCAGCCTCGATCAGCTCGAGCTGCGCAAAGCCGTCTTCAGCCTGTCCAATCAGTTGAAGACGCTGGACGGGACCTTCGCGCTCGACGAGATGGGCGGCCAGATCGGCGAGCTGACGCCGCTCGGCCAGCTCGAGCTTGGCGATCATGGCCATCTCAAGTTCATCTCGATCTATCCCCATGAGACGGCGACCGGAAAGCCGGTCTATCCGCGTCCATGA
- a CDS encoding ABC transporter ATP-binding protein, with the protein MSPETKPILSVNKLVKRFGGFVALDGLSFHAAPGEVLGLVGPNGSGKTTAINVISGLYAPDGGEVTFDAASIGGIASHRLVHRGVNRTFQVPKPFMSLTVRENVRVALAYGHIGGTPPPLDALLDEYRLATVADRPAADLNSAQQKMLDLVRALATRPRLLLLDELAAGLNPAELDWIAERIKQLAASGMSIIVVEHLMGFIEHITDRVIVLNAGREIFEGKLAAAVKEPQVIEVFLGGEHAA; encoded by the coding sequence ATGTCCCCTGAGACAAAACCGATTCTCAGCGTCAACAAGCTGGTGAAGCGCTTTGGCGGCTTCGTTGCGCTCGACGGCCTCAGCTTTCACGCCGCGCCCGGCGAGGTGCTGGGGCTGGTCGGTCCGAACGGTTCGGGCAAGACCACGGCCATCAACGTGATTTCAGGCCTCTACGCGCCCGACGGCGGCGAGGTCACGTTCGATGCTGCGTCCATCGGCGGCATTGCGTCCCACAGGCTGGTCCATCGCGGCGTCAACAGGACTTTCCAGGTGCCGAAGCCGTTCATGTCGCTGACCGTGCGGGAGAACGTCAGGGTGGCCCTGGCCTACGGCCACATCGGCGGCACGCCGCCGCCGCTCGACGCGCTGCTCGACGAATATCGTTTGGCCACTGTCGCCGATCGGCCGGCAGCCGATCTCAACAGTGCGCAGCAGAAGATGCTGGATCTGGTCCGCGCCCTGGCGACGCGGCCGCGCCTGCTGCTGCTCGACGAGCTCGCCGCCGGGCTCAATCCCGCCGAGCTCGACTGGATTGCCGAGCGGATCAAGCAGCTTGCGGCCAGCGGCATGTCGATCATCGTCGTCGAGCATCTGATGGGCTTCATCGAGCACATCACCGACCGCGTCATCGTTCTCAATGCGGGGCGGGAAATCTTCGAGGGCAAGCTCGCTGCGGCCGTGAAGGAACCGCAGGTGATCGAGGTGTTCTTGGGAGGCGAGCATGCCGCCTGA
- a CDS encoding branched-chain amino acid ABC transporter permease yields the protein MLTYALVAGVLFGLYFSLVGMGLNLVFGVMRIVNLAHGDVLMLGAFVALGVVTLAGIDPLFAVPLAFVVFLLVGMLLYWVLVPRLQGSANPEMLSIILFFGLSQVVEAITTIFAGTSERSIQSRLLGTVFSTIKVELFGGKPQAGPIRILGQGFPAPWVIAAGTSLVAIGLVYVYLYRTRLGTLTRAVMSRRDEALASGIDVDRVSAAAFGIGLGLAAVAGVFAPFMFGSITPAFGADATVTSFAIVVLGSLGNPLGTALGGVVYGVCYMLVQTYLSSWADLLPYVLLILILLLRPSGLLGRRVRVA from the coding sequence ATGTTGACCTACGCGTTGGTCGCGGGCGTCCTGTTCGGGCTGTATTTCAGCCTGGTCGGTATGGGGCTCAATCTCGTCTTCGGCGTCATGCGCATCGTCAATCTTGCGCATGGCGACGTCTTGATGCTCGGCGCCTTCGTGGCGCTGGGCGTCGTCACTTTGGCCGGCATCGACCCGCTGTTTGCGGTGCCGCTGGCATTCGTGGTGTTTCTGCTGGTCGGCATGCTGCTGTATTGGGTGCTGGTGCCGCGTCTGCAGGGATCGGCAAATCCCGAGATGCTGTCGATCATCCTGTTCTTCGGCCTGTCGCAGGTGGTCGAAGCCATCACCACGATCTTCGCCGGCACCAGCGAGCGCTCGATCCAGAGCCGGCTGCTCGGCACGGTTTTCTCGACCATCAAGGTCGAGCTGTTCGGCGGCAAGCCGCAGGCCGGTCCGATCCGCATTCTCGGCCAGGGATTTCCCGCGCCGTGGGTGATTGCCGCCGGAACCAGCCTGGTCGCGATCGGCCTCGTTTACGTCTATCTCTATCGCACGCGGCTCGGCACCCTGACGCGGGCCGTGATGTCGCGACGCGACGAGGCGCTGGCCTCGGGTATCGACGTTGATCGCGTCTCGGCCGCGGCCTTCGGAATCGGACTCGGGCTTGCTGCGGTTGCGGGCGTGTTTGCGCCGTTCATGTTCGGTTCGATCACGCCGGCCTTCGGCGCGGACGCGACGGTGACGTCGTTTGCGATCGTCGTGCTGGGTTCGCTCGGCAATCCGCTCGGCACGGCCCTCGGCGGTGTCGTCTACGGTGTCTGCTACATGCTGGTGCAGACCTATCTCAGCTCGTGGGCGGACCTTCTGCCCTATGTGCTGCTGATCCTGATTCTCTTGCTACGTCCGAGCGGCCTGCTTGGAAGGCGGGTGCGCGTTGCCTAA
- a CDS encoding Zn-ribbon domain-containing OB-fold protein — protein MAEPQRARPKPTPETQHFWDGTKAGELRLQRCDACAHVYFPPRPFCPSCASRKVSVFKASGKGFLYSYVINHRPAAPGFTPPYAIAVVELDEGPRMMSNIIDCPQTPEALELDMNLEVAFQQLDDKITLPVFRPAKG, from the coding sequence ATGGCCGAACCGCAGCGCGCACGACCGAAACCGACGCCGGAAACCCAGCACTTCTGGGATGGCACCAAAGCGGGCGAGCTGCGTCTGCAACGCTGCGATGCTTGTGCGCATGTCTACTTCCCACCGCGCCCGTTCTGCCCGTCCTGCGCCTCGCGCAAGGTCTCCGTCTTCAAGGCGAGCGGCAAGGGCTTCCTCTACAGCTACGTGATCAACCACCGCCCTGCCGCGCCGGGCTTCACGCCGCCTTACGCGATCGCCGTGGTCGAGCTTGACGAAGGACCGCGGATGATGAGCAACATCATCGACTGCCCGCAAACGCCGGAAGCACTGGAGCTCGACATGAATCTCGAGGTCGCGTTCCAGCAACTGGACGACAAGATCACCCTGCCCGTGTTCCGTCCGGCGAAGGGGTAA
- a CDS encoding thiolase C-terminal domain-containing protein — MRKNQVAVVGAAETTELGIIPNASQLQLHADAALNAIADAGLKLSDIDGFATAVETPQQVCHYLGIKPTWVDGTSVGGCSFMLHVRHAAAAIEAGLCKTVLITHAESGKSMIGKAPRSIPADSLQGQFEAPYGVYGPPSMFPIPVLRFMKTYGITHEQLAAVAVVQREWAARNPRAMMKDPITVADVLNSRMIAYPFRLLQCCLVTDGGGALILTSADRARDFPRKSVYIMGTGESVETPMVSQMETFNSSRAFKTAGPLAFKEAGIAHKDVDHLMIYDAFAHLPLFGLGDLGFMPHEETGKFIADGNTRPGGKLPLNTNGGGLSYMHSGMYGMYALQESVRQMRGIAPAQVPNAKISVCHGVGGMFAASGTIVFTNER; from the coding sequence ATGCGCAAGAACCAGGTTGCCGTCGTCGGCGCGGCCGAGACCACCGAGCTCGGAATCATCCCCAACGCCTCGCAGCTCCAGCTCCACGCGGATGCAGCGCTCAACGCCATCGCCGATGCCGGACTGAAGCTCTCCGACATCGACGGTTTCGCGACCGCGGTCGAAACGCCGCAGCAGGTCTGCCACTATCTCGGCATCAAGCCGACCTGGGTGGACGGCACCTCCGTCGGCGGCTGCTCCTTCATGCTGCACGTCCGTCATGCGGCCGCGGCGATCGAGGCCGGCCTTTGCAAGACCGTGCTGATCACGCATGCCGAGAGCGGAAAGTCGATGATCGGCAAGGCGCCGCGCTCGATCCCCGCCGACAGTCTGCAGGGCCAGTTCGAAGCCCCCTATGGCGTCTACGGCCCGCCCAGCATGTTCCCGATCCCCGTGCTGCGCTTCATGAAGACCTACGGCATCACCCATGAGCAGCTTGCGGCGGTCGCCGTCGTGCAGCGCGAATGGGCGGCCAGGAATCCGCGCGCAATGATGAAGGATCCGATCACGGTCGCCGACGTGCTCAACTCGCGCATGATCGCCTATCCGTTCCGGCTGCTGCAGTGCTGCCTCGTCACCGACGGCGGCGGCGCGCTGATCCTCACCTCGGCCGACCGCGCCAGGGACTTTCCGCGCAAGTCCGTTTATATCATGGGCACCGGCGAGAGCGTGGAAACGCCGATGGTGAGCCAGATGGAGACTTTCAACTCCTCGCGTGCGTTCAAGACCGCCGGCCCCCTCGCCTTCAAGGAAGCCGGCATCGCGCACAAGGACGTCGATCACCTGATGATCTACGACGCCTTTGCGCATCTGCCGCTGTTTGGCCTCGGGGATCTCGGCTTCATGCCGCATGAGGAGACCGGCAAGTTCATCGCGGACGGCAACACGCGGCCCGGTGGTAAACTGCCGCTCAATACCAATGGCGGCGGCCTGTCCTACATGCATTCGGGCATGTACGGCATGTACGCGCTCCAGGAGAGCGTGCGCCAGATGCGCGGCATCGCGCCGGCGCAAGTGCCGAATGCGAAAATTTCGGTGTGCCACGGCGTCGGCGGCATGTTCGCGGCGTCGGGCACGATCGTGTTTACGAACGAGAGGTAA
- a CDS encoding SDR family oxidoreductase — translation MSKSLQDKVIIVTGAGRGIGREIALLCAAEGAKVVVNDPGGAADGAGSSATPAEEVVEEIKKRGGTAVANFESVAEAIPASKIVKTATDAFGKLDGVVNNAGILRDMIFHKMSVEAFEAVIKVHLMGSFYVSHAAARIFREQESGSFVHFTSTSGLIGNFGQANYAAAKLGIIGLSKSIALDMGRFNVRSNCVSPFAWTRMIGTIPTETEAEKARVEKIKQMGPEKIAPICAYLLSDAAKDVTGQIFGARMNELFLFSQNRPLRSVHRSEGWTPQSIAEHGMPALKGSFYKLDRSADIFPWDPV, via the coding sequence ATGAGCAAATCACTGCAGGACAAGGTCATCATCGTCACCGGCGCTGGGCGCGGCATCGGGCGCGAGATCGCGCTGCTCTGTGCGGCCGAGGGCGCCAAGGTTGTCGTCAACGATCCAGGCGGGGCTGCTGACGGCGCCGGTTCGAGCGCGACTCCCGCCGAAGAGGTGGTCGAGGAGATCAAGAAGCGTGGCGGCACAGCCGTTGCCAATTTCGAGTCGGTCGCGGAAGCGATCCCGGCCAGCAAGATCGTGAAGACTGCGACCGATGCCTTCGGCAAGCTGGATGGCGTCGTCAACAATGCCGGCATTTTGCGCGACATGATCTTCCACAAGATGAGCGTGGAAGCGTTCGAGGCCGTCATCAAGGTGCATCTGATGGGCTCGTTCTATGTCAGCCACGCGGCCGCGCGCATCTTCCGCGAGCAGGAGAGCGGCTCCTTCGTGCACTTCACCTCGACCTCCGGCCTGATCGGCAATTTTGGCCAGGCCAACTATGCCGCCGCCAAGCTCGGCATCATCGGCCTCTCCAAGTCGATCGCGCTCGACATGGGCCGCTTCAACGTCCGTTCGAACTGCGTGTCCCCGTTCGCCTGGACCCGCATGATCGGCACCATCCCGACCGAGACCGAAGCCGAGAAGGCGCGCGTCGAGAAGATCAAGCAGATGGGCCCCGAGAAGATCGCGCCGATCTGCGCCTACCTGCTCTCCGATGCCGCGAAGGACGTCACCGGGCAGATCTTCGGCGCGCGCATGAACGAGCTGTTCCTGTTCAGCCAGAACCGTCCGTTGCGTTCGGTCCATCGCAGCGAAGGCTGGACGCCGCAGTCGATCGCGGAACACGGCATGCCGGCGCTGAAGGGCTCGTTCTACAAGCTGGATCGCTCGGCCGATATCTTCCCGTGGGATCCGGTGTAG